A single region of the Nicotiana sylvestris chromosome 6, ASM39365v2, whole genome shotgun sequence genome encodes:
- the LOC138870549 gene encoding uncharacterized protein — protein sequence MTDPSTVPCNYQQTLVTYKGKEITGELPENTSAGKYSDIQEVNNATRKCFPPKKPVSTEEAEAFFQKMNMPDYEVVDQLRKYPEQVSMLSLLMRSAEHQKILLKTLNEAYMTAETSVEQLEKMTERLFAVNQVSFSKNDLPPEGAAHNKALHLTVKCEDDYVKRVMLDGDSGVDICPLSTLQRMEIGIGRIRPNNVCVRAFDGIKRDILREIDLILTIGPVEFKVTFQVLDMDTSYNFLLGRPWIHTAGAVPSTLHQMVKFDYEDREIVVHREDE from the coding sequence atgacagaccCGTCTACGGTACCGTGTAATTATCAACAAACATTGGTTacatacaaaggcaaagaaatcacaggggaacttccagaaaatacttctgCTGGAAAATATTCAGACATTCAAGAAGTGAACAATGCCACACGGAAGTGCTTCCCACCTAAGAAGCCCGTAAGCACTGAAGAGGCAGAGGCTTTCTTCCAGAAGATGAATATGCCTGACTATGAAGTGGTGGATCAGTTGCGCAAATACCCTGAACAAGTGTCTATGCTATCTTTGCTAATGAGGTCCGCCGAACATCAGAAGATCCTGCTCAAAACCTTGAATGAAGCATATATGACGGCTGagacttcagttgaacaactTGAAAAAATGACGGAAAGGTTATTTGCGGTTAATCAAGTTTCTTTTAGCAAGAACGATTTGCCTCCggagggagcagctcacaacaagGCTTTACATCTGACAGTCAAGTGTGAAGACGACTACGTCAAGcgagtaatgttggatggggattcgggtgttgacatttgtccgctctccacgttgcaaagaatggaaattgggatcgGAAGgattcgccccaataatgtctgtgtaagagcttttgatggcatcaagagggACATCCTTAGAGAAATAGACCTGATATTGACTATCGGGCCGGTAGAGTTCAAAGTAACTTTCCAGGTACTGgatatggacacatcttacaactttctcctcggaagaccttggattcatacTGCAGGAGCTGTACCctccactctccaccaaatggtgaagtttgactatgaagatcgggaaattgtggtccacagAGAAGACGAATAG